The following proteins are encoded in a genomic region of Blastopirellula marina:
- a CDS encoding SulP family inorganic anion transporter — protein MESLRQQWFSNVPKDILSGLVVALALIPEAIAFSIIAGVDPKVGLYAAFCIATISAFVGGRPAMISAATGAMALVMVDLVKDYGLQYLLAASILAGVLQITAGYFKAGVLMRFVSKSVVTGFVNALAILIFCAQLPELYEVPSVWLVYTMVAAGLAMIYLLPYVTKAVPSPLIAICVLTAISVGFGFDVNTVGDMGQLPDSLPMFLLPEIPWSFETLQIIFPVSVTLAMVGLLESMMTAQIVDEMTDTPSDKNQECMGQGISNIVAGFFGGMAGCAMIGQSVINVKSGGRGRLSTLCAGVFLLILVVFLGPYVSMIPMAALVAVMIMVSIGTFKWESLKNLILHPKSSSAVMVSTVVVVVMTGDLAQGVLVGVLLSGFFFAHKVGKILEVDGVPHEDLPLKTYNVSGQVFFASADRFVDSFDYHEQLEKVHIDVSDAHFWDITAIGALDKVVVKYRQKEVEVEIIGLNEASAHMVNRFAIHDKPDADKQLVAH, from the coding sequence ATGGAATCTCTGCGCCAACAATGGTTCTCGAACGTCCCCAAGGACATCCTTTCAGGGTTGGTCGTGGCCCTGGCTCTGATCCCCGAAGCAATCGCCTTTTCGATTATCGCTGGGGTCGATCCTAAAGTCGGTCTGTACGCCGCTTTCTGTATTGCCACCATTTCCGCGTTTGTGGGTGGCCGACCTGCGATGATCTCGGCCGCGACCGGAGCGATGGCCTTGGTGATGGTCGACCTGGTGAAGGATTACGGTTTGCAGTACCTGCTGGCTGCTTCGATCTTGGCGGGCGTGCTTCAAATCACGGCCGGCTATTTCAAGGCAGGCGTCTTGATGCGATTCGTTTCGAAGTCGGTGGTGACCGGCTTTGTGAATGCCTTGGCGATTTTGATCTTCTGCGCCCAGTTGCCAGAGCTTTACGAGGTCCCGTCGGTGTGGTTGGTCTATACGATGGTGGCCGCCGGACTGGCGATGATTTACTTGCTGCCGTACGTAACGAAAGCCGTTCCGTCACCGCTGATCGCAATCTGTGTTTTGACAGCAATCTCGGTTGGCTTCGGCTTCGATGTCAACACGGTTGGCGACATGGGACAACTGCCGGACAGCTTGCCGATGTTTCTGCTTCCTGAGATTCCCTGGTCATTTGAAACACTGCAAATCATCTTCCCCGTTTCGGTAACCTTGGCGATGGTCGGCTTGCTGGAATCGATGATGACCGCCCAAATCGTCGACGAAATGACCGACACGCCGAGTGACAAGAACCAAGAGTGCATGGGGCAAGGCATCTCGAATATCGTCGCTGGTTTCTTTGGCGGCATGGCAGGCTGTGCGATGATCGGGCAATCGGTTATCAACGTGAAGTCAGGCGGTCGTGGTCGTTTGTCGACGCTGTGTGCCGGCGTGTTTCTGTTGATCTTGGTGGTGTTCCTCGGCCCTTATGTTTCGATGATCCCAATGGCCGCGCTCGTAGCGGTGATGATCATGGTCTCGATCGGCACGTTCAAATGGGAATCGCTGAAGAACTTGATCTTGCATCCCAAGAGTTCTAGCGCCGTGATGGTTAGTACGGTCGTTGTTGTCGTGATGACCGGCGACCTCGCCCAAGGCGTGCTCGTTGGTGTGCTGCTCTCAGGATTCTTCTTCGCCCACAAGGTCGGCAAAATTCTGGAAGTCGATGGCGTCCCACACGAAGACTTGCCACTGAAGACCTACAACGTAAGCGGTCAGGTCTTCTTCGCATCGGCCGATCGCTTTGTCGACTCGTTCGACTACCACGAACAACTCGAGAAAGTTCATATCGACGTGTCAGATGCTCACTTCTGGGACATCACCGCGATCGGAGCCCTCGATAAGGTGGTCGTTAAGTATCGCCAGAAAGAAGTCGAAGTCGAAATCATCGGCCTGAACGAAGCGAGCGCCCACATGGTCAACCGCTTCGCCATCCACGATAAGCCCGACGCCGATAAGCAATTGGTGGCCCACTAA
- a CDS encoding DUF2306 domain-containing protein, which produces MKAHGPARRMATLKTLALGVIALLGAKVVASIVLQYGDYFPPNFDSAFLVGREKSFTGIYPPAFYAHIIVGPITLLLAAYLMFSGKRKTHQKRHRQLGKLQVLLVLAVLVPSGLIMSVWAFSGPIAGVAFALQSIATGLTAALAARYAMLRKLATHQVWATRCFILLISPLLFRLASGVLIVTESESVEAYQINAWLSWTIPLFAYEVWRMRKQHAKKPRLSEQASLEAIS; this is translated from the coding sequence GTGAAAGCGCATGGACCGGCACGTCGTATGGCGACGCTCAAGACACTGGCCCTAGGGGTGATCGCTCTCTTGGGCGCGAAAGTGGTCGCGTCGATCGTGCTGCAATATGGCGATTACTTTCCGCCGAACTTCGATTCCGCTTTCCTGGTGGGCCGCGAAAAGTCATTCACCGGCATCTACCCGCCCGCCTTCTACGCCCACATTATCGTCGGCCCCATCACCTTGCTGTTGGCCGCCTACTTGATGTTCAGCGGGAAACGGAAGACGCATCAGAAACGGCATCGCCAGTTGGGCAAGCTACAAGTGTTGTTAGTCCTGGCCGTGCTGGTTCCCAGTGGATTGATCATGTCGGTTTGGGCGTTCTCTGGGCCGATCGCTGGCGTCGCGTTCGCCCTGCAATCGATCGCCACCGGGCTGACCGCCGCGCTCGCGGCACGGTATGCGATGCTCCGAAAACTGGCCACGCATCAAGTCTGGGCTACCCGCTGCTTCATTCTACTGATCTCGCCGCTACTGTTCCGCTTGGCCTCCGGCGTGCTGATCGTGACCGAAAGCGAATCGGTCGAAGCGTATCAAATCAACGCCTGGCTCAGCTGGACGATACCGCTGTTTGCCTACGAAGTGTGGCGTATGCGGAAGCAGCACGCGAAGAAACCGAGACTCAGCGAACAAGCATCGTTGGAGGCGATCTCATGA
- a CDS encoding M20/M25/M40 family metallo-hydrolase has product MTFDQPPVRELLAKHVDYLAAQIGPRILAQPESIEATVAYLRGQWEQMGYEVREEPYESSDGPVKNLYVEIPGSQLPGDVIVLGAHYDTVAQSPGADDNASAVAVLLEASRLLKNQSPRRTLRFVAFACEESPYMSMGSMGSQHHAREAKQRGERVQMLCLEMVGYFLDEPNSQKVPPSIPKFLHGLFPKRGNFLAAIGNLASWKLNWAFRRGFKQATRLSLFSLNLPEKVQEIRRSDNSSFWDQGFPALMLTDTSFLRNPHYHQPTDTPDTLDYDRMSQVTLGVVGAMIRLAK; this is encoded by the coding sequence ATGACCTTCGATCAACCACCTGTTCGTGAACTTCTGGCCAAGCACGTTGATTATCTGGCGGCTCAGATCGGACCTCGTATCTTGGCCCAGCCGGAGAGTATCGAAGCGACGGTTGCCTACTTACGCGGGCAATGGGAGCAAATGGGTTACGAAGTACGTGAAGAGCCGTACGAGTCATCCGATGGTCCGGTGAAGAATCTCTATGTTGAAATTCCTGGCAGCCAATTACCTGGCGACGTGATCGTGTTGGGGGCCCATTACGATACCGTCGCTCAGTCCCCCGGTGCCGACGACAATGCCTCGGCCGTCGCTGTGTTGTTAGAAGCAAGCCGACTACTGAAGAACCAATCACCGCGACGCACGCTGCGGTTTGTGGCGTTTGCCTGTGAGGAATCTCCCTACATGAGCATGGGCTCGATGGGAAGCCAACATCACGCCCGCGAGGCAAAGCAGCGCGGCGAGCGCGTACAGATGTTGTGCTTGGAAATGGTCGGCTACTTTCTAGACGAACCGAACTCGCAGAAGGTACCTCCTTCGATCCCGAAGTTTCTGCATGGTTTATTTCCCAAGCGTGGCAACTTCCTGGCGGCGATTGGTAACCTGGCTTCGTGGAAGTTGAACTGGGCGTTTCGCCGTGGCTTCAAGCAAGCGACGCGGTTAAGCTTGTTCTCGTTGAACTTGCCAGAGAAGGTGCAAGAGATTCGGCGGAGTGATAACAGTTCGTTTTGGGACCAAGGTTTCCCGGCGCTGATGCTGACCGATACCAGCTTTCTTCGCAATCCGCATTATCATCAGCCAACCGATACGCCTGACACGCTGGATTACGACCGGATGTCGCAAGTCACGTTGGGTGTCGTCGGTGCGATGATTCGATTGGCGAAGTAA
- a CDS encoding sulfatase, whose amino-acid sequence MITRILLALGVAVLMAPLTYAAEKPNVVILLADDEGYQDIGCYDGPVKTPDIDALATGGVRFHDFYSGAANCSPSRATLLTGRHHIRAGVYGWINDTSQRTHLLLRENTLAEILKQEGYATAHIGKWHLGMPNDKFDKPTPDKHGFDYWFATGNNAIPSHKNPRNFVRNGKPVGKLQGYSCQLVVDEAIDWLDTKRPADQPFFLNMWFHEPHAPIAAPDQIVKAYGAIDDPAAVYSATIDNRNRAIARLVAKLHAIDKPENTLIIYASDNGSYRDDRTGGLRGRKRFNWEGGIRVPGIFFWPGKIPPGRVISSDTPAGLVDVLPTVCGLLGISPPKGRHLDGSDLTPILIPGEKKFVRHQPLFWHLQRSVPIVAMRDGPYSFVGYRDFDVPDALVFKEEWIPALKKGTYTNYQLFNLLDDPKQEHDLASQHPELVAQLKQKLMRINTSIMSDGADWHLPE is encoded by the coding sequence ATGATCACTCGAATCTTGCTCGCCCTTGGTGTTGCCGTTTTGATGGCACCGCTTACTTATGCCGCGGAAAAACCGAACGTGGTGATCTTGTTGGCGGACGACGAAGGGTATCAAGATATCGGCTGCTACGATGGCCCGGTGAAGACGCCTGACATCGATGCCCTGGCGACCGGTGGCGTGCGGTTTCATGATTTCTATTCCGGTGCCGCGAATTGCTCTCCCTCGCGTGCCACGCTGCTCACTGGAAGGCATCATATTCGCGCCGGCGTATATGGTTGGATTAACGACACCAGCCAACGTACCCATTTGCTGCTGCGCGAGAATACCCTCGCTGAGATCCTCAAGCAGGAAGGCTACGCCACGGCGCACATCGGTAAGTGGCATTTGGGAATGCCGAACGATAAGTTCGATAAGCCAACGCCTGACAAGCATGGCTTCGATTACTGGTTTGCAACTGGCAACAACGCGATTCCCAGTCACAAGAATCCCCGCAACTTCGTTCGCAACGGCAAACCGGTGGGCAAGCTGCAAGGATACTCGTGCCAATTGGTGGTTGATGAGGCGATCGACTGGCTCGATACCAAACGTCCGGCCGATCAACCGTTCTTTCTCAACATGTGGTTTCATGAACCGCATGCACCGATTGCCGCGCCTGATCAGATTGTGAAGGCGTATGGCGCGATCGATGATCCAGCGGCCGTCTATTCCGCGACGATCGATAATCGAAACCGTGCCATCGCGCGGCTGGTGGCTAAGCTGCATGCGATCGACAAACCAGAGAACACGTTGATCATCTACGCTTCCGATAACGGTAGCTACCGCGACGATCGGACGGGCGGTTTGCGTGGTCGTAAGCGTTTCAACTGGGAAGGGGGAATTCGTGTGCCGGGGATCTTCTTTTGGCCAGGCAAGATTCCACCGGGACGCGTGATTAGCAGCGACACACCGGCTGGCCTGGTCGATGTCTTGCCCACGGTATGTGGTCTTCTGGGGATCAGCCCTCCCAAGGGGCGTCATCTTGATGGGAGCGATCTCACACCAATCCTCATCCCAGGCGAAAAGAAGTTCGTTCGTCACCAGCCTTTGTTCTGGCACTTGCAACGCTCGGTGCCGATTGTGGCGATGCGCGATGGACCATACAGCTTCGTTGGTTATCGTGATTTCGATGTGCCCGATGCTCTCGTATTCAAAGAAGAGTGGATCCCTGCGCTGAAGAAGGGAACGTACACGAACTACCAGCTTTTCAATTTGCTGGACGATCCTAAGCAAGAACACGATCTTGCTTCGCAGCACCCGGAACTTGTTGCGCAATTGAAACAAAAGCTGATGCGAATTAACACAAGCATCATGTCGGATGGCGCGGATTGGCATCTGCCCGAATAG
- a CDS encoding DUF4259 domain-containing protein yields MGAWGYEIFDNDSACDWQEDLLASDDIVPIQTALLRVTEAEDFVDLDEASQALAACEALAHLRGRPGLQEAPLDELSAWASQHKELPTGPLVPIAKLALERIKTDECELKQLWQDSDEFDKWLATVEDVSRRVEST; encoded by the coding sequence ATGGGAGCATGGGGATACGAGATCTTTGATAACGACTCTGCCTGTGATTGGCAGGAAGACTTGCTCGCGAGCGATGACATCGTTCCGATTCAAACTGCGCTGCTGCGCGTCACCGAAGCGGAAGACTTCGTCGATCTTGATGAGGCCAGTCAAGCGTTAGCTGCGTGCGAAGCGTTGGCTCACCTGCGCGGTCGTCCTGGCTTGCAGGAAGCGCCACTCGATGAACTTTCTGCTTGGGCCAGTCAACATAAAGAATTGCCGACCGGACCACTGGTGCCGATCGCCAAGTTGGCTCTCGAACGCATTAAGACCGACGAGTGTGAACTGAAGCAGTTGTGGCAAGACAGCGACGAGTTCGACAAGTGGCTGGCCACCGTCGAAGATGTCTCGCGCCGCGTTGAGTCGACGTAA
- a CDS encoding sulfatase-like hydrolase/transferase has protein sequence MFRVLPYRVLPLFTFLITTCLVSLGQSAERPPNVLVIVADDLGLECVQSYGGLSYQTPNIDALAEKGMRFTHCFSNPLCSPSRAQLLTGRYPFRNGITRVIYQPENHREFLDPTQETSFATLLKKAGYATAIAGKWQVSFLHERDTLNAHGFDEYQMWQIFHDGQKTSRYANPTMRQNGKVLQAELKGKYGPDANVAFLIDFMRRHKDEPFLAYYTALLPHYPWEPTPDSEEPLRAADGDGDKKYMPDMVAYLDKQVGQLVAALDELKLRDKTLVIFVADNGTDRRITSKWSNGIETRNAVGGKGTMTDAGTRVPLVANWPGVIAAGKVNHDLIDLSDLLPTLVELTGASLPAKPIDGRSFLPQLRGEPGDPRSWIHVQDKQQRYVRNRDFIFTWQQQLRPVVETGQPKAATIKSPYNASQAEAAQQLKFAQQQIDGNK, from the coding sequence ATGTTTCGCGTGTTGCCCTATCGCGTTCTTCCTCTCTTCACCTTCCTGATCACGACTTGCCTGGTTTCGCTTGGCCAGTCCGCGGAACGTCCGCCAAATGTGTTGGTGATCGTCGCTGACGACCTAGGACTCGAGTGCGTTCAATCGTACGGCGGTCTCTCGTATCAGACACCCAACATTGATGCCCTGGCCGAGAAAGGAATGCGGTTCACGCATTGCTTTTCGAATCCGTTGTGCTCTCCTTCGCGCGCTCAGCTTCTTACTGGCAGGTATCCGTTCCGAAACGGAATCACACGCGTTATTTATCAACCGGAGAATCACCGCGAGTTCCTTGATCCGACGCAGGAGACCAGCTTCGCGACCTTATTGAAGAAAGCGGGCTACGCGACCGCAATTGCTGGGAAATGGCAAGTCAGCTTCCTGCACGAACGCGACACGCTCAATGCTCACGGCTTTGATGAATATCAAATGTGGCAGATCTTTCATGATGGCCAAAAGACGTCTCGCTACGCCAATCCCACCATGCGACAAAACGGGAAGGTGCTTCAAGCCGAGCTGAAAGGGAAGTACGGTCCCGATGCGAACGTTGCCTTCCTGATTGATTTCATGCGGCGACACAAGGACGAACCGTTTTTGGCGTACTATACAGCGCTGCTCCCACATTATCCCTGGGAACCAACGCCCGACAGCGAAGAACCGCTACGTGCTGCCGATGGCGATGGTGACAAGAAGTACATGCCTGACATGGTCGCATACCTCGACAAGCAAGTGGGGCAGTTGGTGGCGGCGCTCGATGAACTGAAACTGCGCGACAAAACGCTGGTCATTTTCGTAGCGGATAACGGCACCGATCGACGTATCACCTCGAAGTGGAGCAATGGAATCGAAACACGAAACGCCGTCGGTGGCAAAGGAACCATGACCGATGCCGGCACGCGTGTTCCCTTGGTGGCTAACTGGCCCGGTGTGATCGCGGCTGGCAAGGTGAATCACGACTTGATCGACCTTTCCGATCTCTTGCCGACTCTCGTAGAACTAACCGGGGCCTCGCTCCCTGCGAAACCGATCGACGGACGGAGCTTCTTGCCGCAACTCCGCGGCGAGCCAGGCGACCCTCGCTCATGGATTCATGTGCAAGATAAACAGCAGCGTTACGTCCGGAATCGCGACTTCATTTTCACTTGGCAGCAACAATTACGCCCCGTCGTAGAAACGGGGCAGCCCAAAGCGGCTACCATCAAGTCGCCTTACAACGCGTCGCAAGCCGAAGCGGCGCAGCAGTTGAAGTTCGCTCAACAACAAATCGACGGCAACAAGTAA